One segment of Asterias rubens chromosome 2, eAstRub1.3, whole genome shotgun sequence DNA contains the following:
- the LOC117307132 gene encoding uncharacterized protein LOC117307132, with the protein MTMGQPEQESAPAAFHKAGEHHPEEAEEEADEAIIILETEGETPAMTTGQPEPESAPAAFHKAGEHHPEDQAPQSSDVQDPERAPAAVHKAGEHYPDDLAPQPTSEVQDTPPEPTTEEEVPLAKAEQLRHTSRAEAGQHSNPHPLPKSSPSYRP; encoded by the coding sequence ATGACAATGGGTCAACCAGAGCAAGAGAGTGCACCTGCTGCTTTTCACAAAGCAGGGGAGCACCACCCTGAGGAGGCAGAAGAGGAGGCAGATGAGGCGATCATCATACTGGAGACAGAAGGTGAGACTCCGGCGATGACAACGGGTCAACCAGAGCCAGAGAGTGCACCTGCTGCTTTTCACAAAGCAGGGGAGCACCACCCTGAGGACCAAGCCCCTCAATCTTCAGATGTGCAAGATCCAGAGAGAGCACCCGCTGCTGTACACAAAGCAGGGGAGCATTACCCTGACGATCTAGCCCCTCAACCCACATCAGAAGTGCAAGATACCCCACCGGAGCCCACTACAGAGGAGGAGGTCCCACTTGCCAAAGCGGAGCAGTTGCGCCACACCAGCCGTGCTGAAGCGGGACAACACTCCAATCCCCATCCACTCCCGAAGTCCAGTCCGAGTTACCGGCCGTAA
- the LOC117287543 gene encoding uncharacterized protein LOC117287543 translates to MGTSEDVVESQIKEYVQQAVGSSSASLVDDIVDKVKEIGIEIPSDFQYMDESDLECLGKSSDGLTASSSSVSPCSSVLSLPDSSPEGVCWSSSYQIPWKKLPKGLQDSIQRKERPLPSERRQMIRVLADDIVKITSRPMRKQLAVVASKVVAEFPSSFQDKLDDLIVDNGYNSILTQLEQRFQNLHRQLKPMKRVNSSSDEAGSSQASNCNKATCSYGTNSEQYSPALPRSEESQEEKKKSLQEMHTREVWKLDTLTELLAETYPTVRHVINGGLQSILSIKEDWPFLFEEVGMLHHFEILVGIKLKETLAGALTSKVPRLLQFLDSKQTTNKQLKLKLHELNSAKRQTSNSSPEILGFLLVLSTFFGENTSALIQSAELLGWDQPQDRVKDKEDMERFHKPKGAVSHQQFESDWSN, encoded by the exons ATGGGGACAAGTGAAGATGTAGTAGAATCACAGATTAAAGAGTATGTCCAGCAAGCTGTTGGTAGTTCCAGTGCATCATTAGTAGATGATATTGTGGACAAAGTTAAAGAAATCGGCATAGAGATACCCAGTGACTTCCAGTACATGGATGAGAGTGACCTGGAGTGCCTTG GGAAATCATCGGACGGACTGACTGCATCATCTTCATCAGTGTCACCCTGTTCAAGTGTATTGTCTTTGCCTGATTCATCACCCGAAGGTGTCTGCTGGTCTTCTTCATACCAGATTCCATGGAAGAAACTGCCTAAAGGGCTGCAGGACAGTATCCAGAGAAAAGAGAGACCTCTCCCGTCCGAGAGAAGACAGATGATCAGGGTTTTGGCAGATGACATTGTCAAAATTACATCAAGACCCATGCGAAAGCAGTTGGCTGTTGTTGCTTCTAAAGTTGTCGCAGAGTTTCCAAGCAGCTTCCAAGATAAACTAGATGATCTCATCGTTGATAATGGGTATAACTCTATTCTGACCCAGCTAGAGCAGAGATTCCAAAACTTACACAGACAACTAAAACCTATGAAGAGAGTAAATTCTAGTTCAGACGAGGCAGGTTCCAGCCAAGCTTCAAATTGTAATAAAGCCACTTGTTCGTACGGTACCAATTCAGAGCAGTATAGTCCAGCTTTACCCAGGAGTGAAGAATCtcaagaagaaaagaagaaaagctTGCAAGAAATGCACACAAGAGAAGTGTGGAAATTGGATACCTTAACAGAGTTGTTGGCAGAAACCTATCCTACAGTGAGGCATGTGATCAACGGAGGTTTGCAGTCCATCCTATCTATCAAGGAGGATTGGCCCTTTCTCTTTGAGGAAGTTGGAATGCTTCATCACTTTGAAATTCTTGTTGGTATAAAGTTGAAGGAGACATTGGCAGGTGCCTTAACGTCGAAGGTTCCAAGACTTTTGCAGTTCCTGGACTCCAAGCAGACGACAAATAAGCAGCTTAAGTTGAAGCTTCATGAGCTGAATAGTGCAAAGCGCCAAACATCAAATAGCAGCCCTGAGATTCTTGGATTTTTGCTAGTTTTATCAACATTCTTTGGGGAGAACACCTCGGCACTTATCCAAAGTGCAGAG TTGCTTGGTTGGGATCAACCCCAAGACAGGGTCAAAGATAAAGAAGACATGGAGAGGTTCCATAAACCCAAAGGTGCTGTCAGTCATCAACAGTTTGAGTCAGACTGGAGCAATTAG